Within the Halichoerus grypus chromosome 2, mHalGry1.hap1.1, whole genome shotgun sequence genome, the region ATGTATGATGCACAGAATAAGGTATGCCTAAATGGGACAAATAACAAAACCAGTAAAGGTTTTTGGAATCAATGTAAATTTTGTATCGCAAACGCAATTTGGAAAATActagtaataaaaattataaatttttactgAAGAGTCAGTATTAACAATAACTTATTGCAAGTCTCCCTTGGGGCAATAATGAAGATGGGAATTCAAGAAAATCCTAAAGCTACCATACATAGTGCTTCAGATATGGAAATGGGGTAAGATTGGCTAGTAATccacagaaggggagggaaaagatCACGGGAAAAGGATAGGGTCACAGCAGTGGTAGAACAGTAAAGAACAATACATATGCACTGCTTCTGGCTTTTCGACCAAGTTCCATGTTCTCTGAGGCCCTTGTTTTCAATGTTCCTTCCTTAAAAGTTCCCAGGAATGCTTCTGCCTTAGGACCTTGACTGTTCTATCTGCCCCAAAATCACCCCCCACGTGACTGATAGGCCTACTCCCTCAACTCTTTCAagcctttgctcaaatgtcaccttttcagtGAGGCGTACTCTGAACAGTCTACTTAAAAGTTGACAACTTCCCAGGTCCTTTGCCCACTTCAGGTTACTCCATGTAAACTGCCCATGTCCGCTTCCACGAACCTCACCTTCCGTCCCTTTCGGACGACCCTGCCTGGCGCTTCTCCTTTAAATGTTGTCGGGAAGGGGTGGAGCCTACGCATACGCTCCTCCTTTCTGTGAAGCTAGGCCCTAGCTCCGCCCACTTGCGTGTCGGGCGCCGGCGGGACGGACCCACGGGATGTTCTCCTCTTAGTCCGCTCCGGAAACGCGACCGCGGACGGAAATATCACATGATCTTAACGTCAACTCGCCCGCGCCGGCCGAACGGACGCTCTCGGTTTCCGCGGGCTGGCGTTTGTgctttaggtgattttttttcccttcgcGGTGTTGTGGCGTTTGGGGTCTTTTTCTCCAGACTCCCGGGGCCTGCTTTGGGATTTCGCCATGTACCACAACAGTAGCCAGAAGCGGCACTGGACTTTCGCCAGTGAGGAGCAGCTGGCACGACTGCGGGCCGACGCCAACCGCAAATTCAAATGCAAAGCGGTGGCCAACGGGAAGGTGAGCCTGGCGGCCGATTCCCTGTCCCGGCCTCTAAACTCTTGAGCAGCTGCTGCCCATCCCCCTTGTCTGTCCTGCCTTCCCTGGAGCTTCCGCACGCCTTCATCTCCGCTGCCCGTGCCTCTGCGGAGCGCGGGGCGTTTTATGTAATAAACAGGCGAGCACTTTGCCAGGTGTAGTGGGTACGGAGACCGACAACGCCGTTAACGTAGTCGAGTGGCAGAGGAGTAATCAGTAACATGGCGAAGAAAAGACTTTGTAGGATGCTACCGTAGTGCGGGACCAGAGCTTTTTATTAGTCAAGAGGATATGGGATATGTCGGGGAAGGCTTTTCCCAGTAGTTGATTGAGAGAAGATGGGGAAGGGACGTTCCAGGCcgacagagccacaggtgcaaaGAGGTCACAAGTTTTAGGGTTGCAGGGCGGCTCCGTGGAATGCTCCGGATCGTGTGGCAGAAGCTCAATACAGGTGCTTGAAAGGCCGGAGAAGGTATAGGCCAGGAACTTCTAAGCGGAAGTAAGGAGTTTGAGCTTATAATGAGGAGATGGGGAACgtttgaaagattttaaatgggaaagtagcctttcagtttctgttttagAAAGAGACCTCAGAAGACTTGGTGGTGAATGGATCggagggggcagggtggaggcagggaaaCAGGAGACCATCAGTACAAACCAATTGACTGAAGATGGTTTAGACTTTGATCCTGCCAGCCAAGTTCTTTCTGTTCTAGCTCCCACCGGTTTACTCTACTTTCACAAGTTCCACCACCCATTCTAGTACAAGCTTTCCTCTAGCAAGTATTCCATGTTTCAGACCTATTGGTACTGAGCTactttactttttacatttaactcacGTCTGTTTCATACTGCCTCATTTTTGTGCCGCACAAAGTAGTACGGATTGTGCTGggtaccaggcactattctgagCATTTAGTAAGTGGTAGcccatttgatcctcacaactaTGCCATGAGGTAGATGCTGTTATTATCCTTGCTTTACTGCTGAGGAAACTGATGAGTGGTTGAATAACTTTTCAGGACTGCAttgctggtaagtggcagagccaggattttgAACTCATTTCTGTTCTAAATCATAATGCCGTGCTGTCTCTATAAAATTAGTTTGTATTAGTATTAGTTTCCTTGggctaacataaaaaaaattaacacaagctgggtggtttaaaacaacagaaatttactgtttcacaattctggaggccggaagtctggGATAAAGTTGTTGTCAGAGTATGCTCTCTGCAGTTTTTAGGGGAGAATCTTttcctctttcagcttctggtaACCCTAGGTGTTCCTTCGCTTCTGCCTCCATCTTTACATAGTGTTCTCTCTGTGTTTGTATCTTCCCATGTTCTtgttataaggataccagtcatattggattacgAACCCACTGTACTCCAGTATGACCtaatcttaactaattacatttgtAGAGACTCTATTTCCAgatgaggtcacattctgaggtactgggggttaggatttcagcatacCTTTTTTTGGTAGTCGTAATTAATCCAATAACGCTGCTTAGTAGATATCTGTTTTAAAACTGTTGTATTATTAACCATCTAGTGTATTCTGTGGAGAGTTTATAAAGACAAATGGGAGGGAATATTTTAAGGGTCATAATCATCCTTAAGACACTTGTGATTTTTACCTCAACCTGTGTGACTTAATGACTGAGAAAGGGATGTTGAAAGCTTTCCAAACAATGACAGTGTGTATCTTCTTTTTGGTTTATAATTGACATCAAACTTGTGAGCATATGCACACCCTCTGTCATGATTCTTTTTACCCTAATGAAGCACATGTCCAGCTGACATTCTGAGAAATTGTGAAATGATGGTATAGTTTTAGTTTATCAAATATTTCACTAAAACTATTTTGTGTAATAGCAGctctataaagagaaaaatgacgtATGGTATATTTCCCTTTGGTTGGAGATACAAACTAAACTTAATCTGGACagagaaaagtattttaagattattcattTCATTGAACTTTTGTTGTAACTTTTGATCTAAAGGTTCTTCCAAATGATCCAGTCTTTCTTGAGCCTCATGAAGAAATGATGCTTTGCAAATACTATGAGAAGAGGTTATTAGAATTCTGTTCGGTGTTTAAGCCAGCAATGCCAAGGTCTGTTGTGGTAAGTTATGATAGTGATAAAGTATGATGTCCTTTAGCTGACTTCTGAAATCACAACATGTGTAACTCAGTTCTCTATCCACTTTAGGGAAATTTATGTACTCAAGTTTTTgtcaagttttatattttttgataaattCCTTAACTTAGGAATTCCTGTATCATTTCTTACaaagtgttttcattctcatttcattGTCAAAAGAATTTTGAGATCTGCTAGACAGGTCATgacatcctcattttatagagaaagaaaagattactTTCTCTCTGGTTTCTCAACTAATGAGCAATAGAACCGGGAGGAGAACATATACTAGTGCCTTGTCAAGTCTGACAGACACGTTTGAAATAAGTCCTTCATTCATCAGTTGTAATCAGACACCCCAGCTAAAACTCCTGCCATAGGAAGTTTTTAAACCTTGATTAGGAGAAGCTGGAGATTTATCTTTGGGTAAAAAATTGTCTTGTGGTTGTTTCAGATGTATGGTTCTGAGGACTTCATTTCTGTGGGTGTGTTTTCTGTGGTGTGGCAATGGTGAGGACAAACCGGTAGTTTGAATTTTGTGGCTGTAAGGACTTACATGCACTGCCCTTGCCATTGTTGCTTTAGTATGTATTCTTGTTTGTTGAACATAAACTGAGGTTGAAAAGCTGAAAGATAAAAGaggattataaaacattttttcataattatcTCACAGGTTTGCTGTGAAGATTAATTATGAAAGTCTGTCTTAAGTGAAAGTCTGTCTTAACTTTTAAAGTTATACAGAGTGAATAACTTACGACACAATAGAGAATAACTCCCTAGGAAataatctccatttttaaagctgaaaaaaattgaagtatattgAAAATACCAAGTTCAAAAATACTCatagtggggttttttgtttgtttgtttacctgACCTTCATCTGAGAGATGAAAGATTTAGGAAGAATTTTAGATGGACTTAATTAGTTTCTGTCTCCAGATTTGGTTCTGTGTTTTTCTGATAAAAGAACTATAATACagtttttttcagatgaagaaactgaattctTGCATGAACTTCTTTGTGGAATTTGTCTTATTTATAACTGatgaagtgtttttgttttgtttcacataAAATGACAAagctaaactttttaaaaataaaaggaaacatctTTCTATCCTAAAATAGATAAACGTCTATTTTGTTGGTTCTAGCCTAATGACATGGTGGTTAAAAGTACAGGCAGGTCTTAGTTGAATCCATCCCTGTTCCTTCTTATATGTGTGACCCCAAATAAGACAGTTAACCTCACTGATAGTTTCCTTCCCTGTAAAGTGGTGATAGCAGTACTTCACTAagctgttgtaaggattaaaaaaagatgatagcTTGGTGCTTGGCAGAGTCTGGCTCATGGGATACAGTCAGATCTACTGTTTAGTTTGGCAACATGATCATGGTTCTATCACACAGATCCAAAGTGGATTTAGAGAGAAGGCTTATTGCCCCAACTGTGTTAATTCTGTCAGTGTTTTCACAAGATTGACTGGTTcagctgtgaatatttgtatgtTTCTCCTTGATTTTTTCTAATCTAGTTGGTGTTTGTTACTCTGAAGtctaaaataaacacacataaactttttaaaattaagtcagTGACCATAGGAAGGGTAACGAGGGTGGGCGAGGAAGGACAACAAAGGGTCTTTTGGCTGTGACATTTCCATAGTAATTCATCACAATTTATttgattaaagaagaattaagaagttttggtattttgtatgggtaacttttttaaaacaaaccttTGCataagtaagtttaaaaaaaatatttttaacaaaatttaatgtGTGTGAATAGATTctgataatgtatttttaatcttaGGGCACAGCTTGTATGTATTTCAAGCGTTTTTATCTTAATAACTCAGTAATGGAATATCACCCCCGGATAATAATGTGAGTATAATTCTAATATATtgattttcatttaagaaaaccTTTATTTGTGTGGATAAAAATGACTTCCTAATAAAGGGTAATCTAGAGTTGCATTCTGTTATGAACTTATACTGTCCTTATACTCCTTATAGATCTATTCCCTCCCTGTAATACTGATGGCATCTGAATTTCAACTTACCCATattcaaattctgtttttctcgAACTAACTTCCTTAATATGTCTTTCTGTTAGTGGCACATATCTTCTCTTTGTTGCTCCGAGAATCATTTGTGGTACCTCCTCTCCTTCTGTTCAGTCGGTTTACAAGTCTTGTAGCTCCAGATTCATTTCAAATGAACAAAGgtccattaaaaataaagatgaagctAGTATGAGACTCATTAAAGAGCCTGCTGTCAATCACATTGTccctgtttattttctctctttttcattttcttttctaccagTCTAGGTCAGGCCCTTGTTACTTCCAATCTTGATTTTTGTGGTAACTTTATTTCTAGATTCTCACTCTGAAATTTATAGTAGTAGGCATGAGAGTTTCATAGGTTACTGAGGTAATAATCTCTATTGAAATGCCTTCAGAGACTTCACTGATGGCCTTCCACAGTGTTCTTTAACCTGCCTTTCTTCCCCTGCTTCCCATCCTTTCTTCCCAGGTATATCTATGTATACGGTTGTGTTCTTCCATCTACATTTCATAATTCTCAAAGTACTCTTAttcttcagttatttttctagatatttatgTTGAACTATATGAAACTACCATTAAGTCAATAATGGTTGAATGCTGTGGCAAGATTAtacagttcaggggcacctgggtggctcagtcggttaagcgtctgccttcggctcaggtcatgatcccagggtcctgggatcgagccccgcatcgggctccctgctccgcgggaagcctgcttctccctctcccactccccctgcttgtgttccctctctcgctgtgtctctctctgtcagataaataaataaaatctttaaaaaaaaaaaaaaagattatacagTTCATCCTAATTATAGTTTTCTAATGGGTAAAAAGTTTgaacagaaaacttttttttaaataaatttcctgcAAAGTCTAGCATAGTCACTTAGAATATTAGGCATTTTTAGAActtatttttagcaataaaatactCAGTTATTTCTTAAAGTATGTACAGATCCCATTCCcgtccctttatttttttcctctaggcTCACTTGCGCATTTTTGGCCTGCAAAGTAGATGAATTCAATGTATCTAGTCCACAGTTCGTTGGAAATCTGCGGGAGAGTCCTCTTGGACAAGAAAAGGCACTTGAACAGATTTTGGAATATGAACTACTTCTTATACAGCAACTTAATTTCCACCTTATTGTCCACAATCCTTATAGACCGTTTGAGGGCTTTCTCATTGATTTAAAGGTAATctttttgatataaaaaataaactagtagGATTTACCTTTGCTATAGTCttttaaccagaaaaaaatcaaaattttattataacTTGTAATCATTCTAATTGTTACAACATAAGCTCATCTAAAACCTGAGTTTAGCTTGGATCTCTAGTGCTATAGTTCTCAAACTGCAGTGCCACCTGGAAGGTTTGTTAGCTCAAGACTGTGGGGCTGCAGTTCCAGAGCTTCTCATTTAGTAGATCTGCAAATACTTGTCCAAGAACTGTAATGAGGACCATTGTCAGTTTAGAGTaatgcttttgaaaatttaaGTTAACTCTTCTAACTCTGAAGTTAGTATACTGTCATGGATTTGATTTAAAGAACCAcataaattcttgtttttaacTAGAAGATTGCTaagtgatttctattttttagtgCATTGTGAACTTGAATCAATATGTAGGCAtcaaaaatataaggaaataagcATTGACAAAAGCAACTTAAGTTGTTTTGTTTGGGCCCTGAAAGGGGACTTGGATAGTGTGAGTGAAGTCAAAATGGAAGTCAAAAACTGGTTCATTCGTCTCGGTTGAGTGGCAAAATTTGGGTACGTATCCTATACCAAAACATTGTGCTTGAGGATTAAGACAAGAACAGCCTCAACTCTCATAGGTCTTACAGTCTAATGGGAAAGGTAATCATATATCCAGTGTGCTAAGTGTTACAGAAGGAAAGATATTAGAATACTTTAGAACAGGATGGCAGATTGAGAGGAAGTTAAGACAGTTGTGAGAAAGGGTCATTTAGAGTGAAATTCAGAGCAAGAGTAGGAATTAGGTAGTAGAAGAACATTGCAATCAGAGAGACTTCTTTGGTCAAGGGTCCAAATTCAAGAAACCATGGTGCACTAAAGAACCTAAATAGAGCTTAGAGATAGAGGGGGAGGACTGCCGCGGAGTGCTACCGGAGTGGAAGGTGGAATCTAGACTGTGGAGGTGATACTAAGGATTTTGAATAGAGCAGTGGGAAACCAGCGGAAGGCTTAAGTCTGGGCAGTGGCATAGTTTGgtttgcagtttaaaaaaaaaatcctgttggcAAGCTCTTGCATCAGTCTGCGTCAGCTGTTTATTGCACATACGTGTGTGTCAGGCATAATATGGAGAATAgattaaaatggatgaaaggataCCAGTAAGATGCTGTTAAGAGTAGTCCAGGCAAAAGATGGTGGTTGGTTTGACTTAACAGTGGCTGTGAGTACAGAGAGAGCTTCCTGGACTTATGAGATACTAGTCAGAATCACTAGAGCTTGAGGATTCATTTCatatagagatggagaacagaggaGGAACCCCCAGGTTTCTGGCCTAAGCATATAGGTAATGGTGGTTCACTCCCTGATAGAGGAAACACAGGCATAGCACAGATTTGTTGatggtggaggggtggggtttGTTGAATCTGGTTTGGGACATAATGAATTTCCAATTCCTGCAAGACATCAGGTGTGTGTGGAGGTACGTGAAGATGGCGAAGCTATAGGTATAGATTTGAGTATTGTTGCTCCTGGAAAATTTAAAGTGGATTGGCCGAAAGGACCATTTAAAAGGTAGTtagagaagggtgcctgggtggctcattcggttaagtgtccacctcttggtttcggatcaggtcatgatctcagggtcgtgagattgagctgcACGTTGCTCTGCGAGaatggagtctgctcgagattctctccctctccctccacctctgccccgcCCTTGCTCTCAGGCTCActcactctaaaaaataaattattttcaataaataaataaagggtagTTAGAGAAATATAAGAAGCTATTAAGGAGACTGAAGAATATCCAGAGAGATAGGACTTTCTGGAGAAGTGAAGTAGAATACTTTTAGAAGATGAGCACAGGTCGCTCTCTAATGCTGTTCAGAATTCAGGCAAAGTAAAAGCAAAAGGATAATGTTTGCTAGATTTAGTGCCAGAAGAgtcatttgtgatttttgtgAAATTAGTCTCCATTGAGTGTGGAGGAAGAAAGCGGATTGGAGCCCGTTGGGGAATACAGGTGAGAAGGTGAGAAAACAAGTATTTATAACCTGGATTAAACAGCTTGATTTTGAAGTGGAAAAAGATGATTGAGAAGATGGGGGATCTCCTAGAAATAGATGAGAGAGAtggcttttgtgttttgctttgtggAAGAAACTGATGTGGAGCGCTAGTAATGAGAGAAAGCttaaaggaagaagtgaaaaataaGTAGCTCAAGTTTCTCTTTGGAGTAAGGTGGAAGGGACTGGCATGGGATTCAAAGCAAAGTAGAAGAATTGGCCTTGAGAGAATAAGTAGCTCTTTgaacagagggaagaaggaggaaagcaTGGGTTGAGGACAGTATTATGCCTAGGGATTGGTGCTGACAGGAAATGGAGTGTCTTTCTTTGTTAAAAGCAGGGATCATTTACAAAGAGCGATGGAGTTTCTGAAAATTATCAGAGACATTGAGACAGGTGGAAAATGTTAAACATGGTCACTAAAAAA harbors:
- the CCNH gene encoding cyclin-H isoform X1, with product MYHNSSQKRHWTFASEEQLARLRADANRKFKCKAVANGKVLPNDPVFLEPHEEMMLCKYYEKRLLEFCSVFKPAMPRSVVGTACMYFKRFYLNNSVMEYHPRIIMLTCAFLACKVDEFNVSSPQFVGNLRESPLGQEKALEQILEYELLLIQQLNFHLIVHNPYRPFEGFLIDLKTRYPMMENPEMLRKTADDFLNRIALTDAYLLYTPSQIALTAILSSASRAGITMESYLSESLMLKENRTCLSQLLDIMKSMRNLVKKYEPPRSEEVAVLKQKLERCHSAELALNVITKKRKGYEDDDYVSKKPKHEEVCSPKEEWTDDDLVDSL
- the CCNH gene encoding cyclin-H isoform X2 produces the protein MYHNSSQKRHWTFASEEQLARLRADANRKFKCKAVANGKVLPNDPVFLEPHEEMMLCKYYEKRLLEFCSVFKPAMPRSVVGTACMYFKRFYLNNSVMEYHPRIIMLTCAFLACKVDEFNVSSPQFVGNLRESPLGQEKALEQILEYELLLIQQLNFHLIVHNPYRPFEGFLIDLKTRYPMMENPEMLRKTADDFLNRIALTDAYLLYTPSQIALTAILSSASRAGITMESYLSESLMLKENRTCLSQLLDIMKSMRNLVKKYEPPRSEEVAVLKQKLERCHSAELALNVITKKRKGYEDDDYVSKKPKHEEEEWTDDDLVDSL